One Desulfovibrio fairfieldensis genomic window carries:
- the groL gene encoding chaperonin GroEL (60 kDa chaperone family; promotes refolding of misfolded polypeptides especially under stressful conditions; forms two stacked rings of heptamers to form a barrel-shaped 14mer; ends can be capped by GroES; misfolded proteins enter the barrel where they are refolded when GroES binds) has translation MCAKEIFFDVKAREKLARGVDKLANAVKVTLGPKGRNVALEKSFGAPVITKDGVTVAKEIELDDKFENMGAQLVKEVASKTSDAAGDGTTTATILAQSVYHEGIKLVAAGRNPMAIKRGIDKGVEALITELANLAKPTRDQKEIAQIGTISANSDATIGNIIAEAMSKVGKEGVITVEEAKGLETTMDVVEGMRFDRGYLSPYFVTNAEKMICEMDNPYILCTEKKISSMKDMLPVLEQVAKVNRPLMLIAEDVEGEALATLVVNKLRGALQVVAVKAPGFGDRRKAMLQDIAVLTGGQVASDDTGTKLENMTLADLGTAKRVVVDKDNTTIVDGAGKSEDIKARVKQIRAQIEDSTSDYDREKLQERLAKLVGGVAVVHVGAATEVEMKEKKDRVEDALNATRAAVEEGIVPGGGTALIRVSKVLNDIKPADDDELAGVNIIRRAIEEPLRQIAHNAGFEGSIVVEKVRAGKDGFGFNAATGEYEDLIKAGVIDPKKVTRTALQNAASVASLLLTTECAIAEKPEPKKDAPAMPGGMGGMGGMDGMY, from the coding sequence ATGTGCGCTAAAGAAATCTTTTTTGACGTTAAAGCTCGTGAAAAACTCGCCCGCGGCGTGGACAAACTTGCCAATGCCGTTAAAGTCACTCTCGGCCCCAAAGGCCGCAATGTCGCTCTTGAAAAGTCCTTCGGCGCGCCCGTCATCACCAAAGACGGCGTGACCGTGGCTAAAGAAATCGAACTGGACGACAAGTTTGAAAACATGGGCGCCCAGCTCGTGAAGGAAGTGGCTTCCAAGACTTCCGACGCCGCCGGCGACGGCACCACCACCGCCACCATTCTGGCCCAGTCCGTATACCATGAAGGCATCAAGCTGGTGGCCGCCGGTCGTAATCCCATGGCTATCAAGCGCGGCATCGACAAGGGCGTGGAAGCCCTGATCACCGAGCTCGCCAATCTGGCCAAGCCCACCCGCGACCAGAAGGAAATTGCCCAGATCGGCACCATTTCCGCCAACTCCGACGCCACCATCGGCAACATCATTGCCGAAGCCATGTCCAAGGTGGGCAAGGAAGGCGTCATCACCGTTGAGGAAGCCAAGGGCCTGGAAACCACCATGGATGTGGTGGAAGGCATGCGTTTCGACCGCGGCTACCTCTCCCCCTATTTCGTGACCAACGCCGAAAAGATGATCTGCGAGATGGACAATCCCTACATCCTCTGCACGGAAAAGAAGATCTCCAGCATGAAAGACATGCTGCCCGTGCTTGAGCAGGTGGCGAAAGTCAACCGTCCGCTGATGCTCATCGCCGAAGACGTGGAAGGCGAAGCCCTGGCCACCCTGGTGGTCAACAAGTTGCGCGGCGCCCTTCAGGTTGTGGCCGTGAAAGCCCCCGGCTTCGGCGACCGCCGCAAGGCCATGCTTCAGGACATCGCCGTCCTCACTGGCGGCCAGGTGGCTTCCGACGACACCGGCACCAAGCTGGAAAACATGACCCTGGCCGACTTGGGCACCGCCAAGCGCGTGGTTGTTGACAAAGACAACACCACCATCGTGGACGGCGCCGGCAAGAGCGAGGACATCAAGGCCCGCGTGAAGCAGATTCGTGCCCAGATCGAAGACAGCACCTCCGACTACGACCGCGAAAAGCTGCAGGAACGCCTGGCCAAGCTGGTGGGCGGCGTGGCCGTGGTGCATGTGGGCGCCGCCACTGAAGTGGAAATGAAAGAAAAGAAAGACCGCGTGGAAGACGCCCTCAATGCCACCCGCGCCGCCGTGGAAGAAGGCATCGTGCCTGGCGGCGGCACCGCGCTGATCCGCGTGTCCAAGGTCCTCAACGACATCAAACCCGCTGACGACGACGAACTGGCCGGTGTGAACATCATCCGCCGCGCCATTGAGGAACCCCTGCGCCAGATCGCCCACAACGCGGGCTTCGAAGGTTCCATCGTGGTGGAAAAGGTCCGCGCCGGCAAAGACGGCTTCGGCTTCAACGCGGCCACCGGCGAATACGAAGACCTGATCAAGGCCGGCGTCATCGACCCGAAGAAGGTGACCCGCACGGCCCTGCAGAACGCCGCTTCCGTGGCTTCCCTGCTGCTGACCACCGAATGCGCCATCGCTGAAAAGCCCGAGCCCAAGAAGGACGCCCCGGCCATGCCCGGCGGCATGGGCGGCATGGGCGGCATGGACGGCATGTACTAA
- a CDS encoding twin-arginine translocase TatA/TatE family subunit yields MFGIGMQELLLILVVVLLIFGANKLPEIGGGLGRAIRNFRRASSEPDEIDITPKDKKDQSSSGDDSHKA; encoded by the coding sequence ATGTTCGGCATTGGCATGCAGGAATTATTACTTATTCTGGTAGTTGTGCTGCTCATTTTCGGAGCCAACAAACTGCCGGAAATAGGTGGCGGGCTCGGCCGGGCCATCCGCAACTTCCGCCGCGCTTCGTCTGAACCCGATGAAATCGACATCACCCCCAAGGACAAAAAAGACCAGTCCTCTTCCGGTGATGACTCCCACAAAGCCTGA
- a CDS encoding alkyl/aryl-sulfatase gives MAPERKRNELAPGVYAFVGYSSSNFGVIASEHGYILIDAGDDLNGAAEALREIKNLIPGGVQAVILTHSHPDHRGGAEVFLKGRRDIPVWGHADFGAEQRAGRGLEQVSAERAARQFGAGIPDADYPVNVMLPRFAGGKSGPLLSPNIFVTEDRMPVRIDGVNLELHRIPGESTDHLVIWLPERQVLFSGDHIYRSFPNIYPVRGGVYRDVEQWAKAVRRLMDFRPKAMMFGHNAVPAPDEILPMLSGYAEAIEYVYAETLKGMNQGKTPDELAASLRLPGHLRDQAYLGEFYGAVPWAVRSIYAHKLGWFDGNPTTLVPLTPLEEAERMAALAGGSGQLLRVAQNALAGRDYRWAARLADYLLQLGETENGKAVKAAALEELSRDILPVAGKNYLLRSALDLRK, from the coding sequence ATGGCGCCGGAGCGCAAGCGCAACGAACTGGCCCCCGGCGTATACGCCTTTGTGGGCTACAGTTCCTCCAACTTCGGCGTCATCGCCTCTGAGCACGGCTATATTCTCATTGACGCCGGTGACGATTTGAACGGCGCGGCCGAGGCGTTGCGGGAAATCAAAAATCTGATTCCCGGCGGGGTTCAGGCCGTCATTCTTACACACAGCCATCCGGATCACCGGGGCGGAGCCGAGGTTTTCCTTAAAGGGCGGCGGGATATCCCCGTTTGGGGCCACGCGGACTTCGGGGCCGAGCAAAGAGCGGGTAGGGGGCTTGAGCAGGTCAGCGCCGAACGCGCGGCCAGGCAGTTCGGCGCGGGCATCCCTGACGCCGACTATCCGGTCAACGTTATGCTCCCGAGGTTTGCCGGAGGAAAGTCCGGGCCGTTGCTGTCGCCCAATATTTTTGTGACGGAAGACCGCATGCCCGTGCGCATTGACGGGGTCAACCTCGAACTCCACAGGATTCCCGGCGAAAGCACGGACCACCTCGTTATCTGGCTGCCTGAACGGCAGGTGCTTTTTTCCGGTGATCACATCTACCGCAGCTTCCCCAATATCTATCCGGTACGCGGCGGCGTTTACCGGGATGTGGAGCAGTGGGCCAAAGCTGTGCGCCGCCTAATGGACTTCAGGCCCAAGGCAATGATGTTCGGCCACAATGCCGTCCCGGCCCCGGATGAAATCCTTCCCATGCTGTCCGGATATGCGGAGGCCATTGAATATGTGTACGCCGAGACCCTTAAGGGCATGAATCAGGGCAAGACTCCCGACGAACTGGCCGCAAGCCTGCGCCTGCCCGGACATTTGCGGGATCAGGCGTATCTGGGGGAGTTTTACGGCGCTGTTCCCTGGGCTGTCCGTTCCATTTACGCCCACAAACTGGGCTGGTTTGACGGCAATCCCACTACACTGGTTCCGTTGACGCCGTTGGAAGAAGCCGAGCGCATGGCGGCGCTGGCCGGTGGGAGTGGGCAGCTTCTCCGGGTCGCGCAAAATGCCCTGGCGGGCCGGGATTACCGCTGGGCGGCCAGGCTCGCTGATTACCTGTTGCAACTTGGTGAAACTGAAAACGGAAAAGCCGTCAAAGCCGCGGCACTGGAAGAATTGAGCCGCGACATCCTGCCGGTGGCGGGCAAGAATTACCTTTTGCGCTCAGCCCTGGACCTACGCAAGTAA
- a CDS encoding ACT domain-containing protein gives MKAEQLSVFLENRAGRLAEVTHTLAEAGINIRALSLADTSDFGILRMIVCDHEKAKTVLKEKGFTLGRTSVVAVEVADTPGGLDAVLQLVSRNGINVEYMYAFVQRDQESAVMIFRFDKVDHAVDVLRDNGFTIIPADQLCEY, from the coding sequence ATGAAAGCTGAACAATTATCCGTTTTTCTGGAAAATCGGGCCGGTCGTCTGGCTGAAGTCACCCACACTCTGGCCGAGGCGGGCATCAACATCCGCGCCCTTTCCTTGGCGGACACCTCTGACTTCGGCATTTTGCGCATGATCGTCTGCGATCATGAAAAGGCCAAAACCGTGCTCAAGGAAAAAGGCTTCACTCTGGGCCGCACCAGCGTGGTGGCCGTGGAAGTGGCCGATACGCCGGGAGGTCTTGACGCCGTGTTGCAGCTTGTTTCGCGTAACGGCATCAATGTGGAGTACATGTACGCCTTTGTGCAGCGCGACCAGGAAAGCGCGGTGATGATCTTCCGCTTCGACAAGGTGGATCACGCCGTGGACGTGCTCAGGGACAACGGCTTTACCATCATTCCGGCGGATCAGCTCTGCGAGTATTAG
- the groES gene encoding co-chaperone GroES: MKLKPLNDRVLVKRLESEEKTAGGLYIPDTAKEKPSKGQVVAVGPGKIAENGSRVAMAVKKGDEVLFNKYAGTEIKLDGVDHLVMREEDILAIID; encoded by the coding sequence ATGAAGCTGAAACCCCTCAACGACCGTGTGCTGGTCAAGCGCCTTGAATCTGAAGAGAAGACCGCTGGCGGTCTGTACATCCCCGACACGGCCAAGGAAAAGCCCTCCAAGGGCCAGGTTGTGGCCGTGGGCCCCGGCAAGATCGCGGAAAACGGTTCCCGCGTCGCCATGGCTGTGAAGAAGGGCGATGAAGTGCTCTTCAACAAGTATGCCGGTACGGAAATCAAGCTGGACGGCGTCGACCACCTTGTGATGCGCGAAGAAGACATTCTCGCCATCATCGACTAA